One Glycine max cultivar Williams 82 chromosome 4, Glycine_max_v4.0, whole genome shotgun sequence DNA segment encodes these proteins:
- the LOC100791285 gene encoding glucose-6-phosphate isomerase 1, chloroplastic: protein MASLSGICSSSPTLKKFPNQSPSLTDPLRKDHVSFPARLADRTLSLAPLRAVAREVSDGALAAAVKKGLEKDPRALWRRYVGWLYQHKELGIYLDVSRVGFSDEFVKEMEPRFQAAFRAMEELEKGAIANPDESRMVGHYWLRDPKRAPNSFLKTQIENTLDAVCKFANDVVSGKIKPPSSPEGRFTQILSVGIGGSALGPQFVAEALAPDNPPLKIRFVDNTDPAGIDHQIAQLGPELASTLVIVISKSGGTPETRNGLLEVQKAFREAGLDFPKQGVAITQENSLLDNTARIEGWLARFPMFDWVGGRTSEMSAVGLLPAALQGIDIREMLAGASLMDEANRSTVLRNNPAALLALCWYWATDGVGSKDMVILPYKDSLLLFSRYLQQLVMESLGKEFDLDGNRVNQGISVYGNKGSTDQHAYIQQLREGVHNFFVTFIEVLRDRPPGHDWELEPGVTCGDYLFGMLQGTRSALYANNRESITVTVQEVTPRTVGALIALYERAVGIYASLVNINAYHQPGVEAGKKAAGEVLALQKRVLAVLNEASCKEPVEPLTLEEVADRCHAPEDIEMIYKIIAHMAANDRALIVEGSCGSPRSIKVFLGECNIDGLYA, encoded by the exons atgGCATCACTCTCAGGCATTTGCTCCTCTTCCCCGACTCTCAAAAAATTCCCAAACCAATCCCCATCGTTGACCGACCCTCTCCGCAAAGACCACGTGTCCTTCCCCGCACGCCTCGCCGATCGGACCCTCAGCCTCGCGCCGCTCCGTGCGGTGGCTCGGGAGGTTTCCGACGGAGCGTTGGCGGCGGCGGTGAAGAAGGGGTTGGAGAAGGATCCGCGCGCGCTGTGGCGGAGATACGTGGGTTGGCTATACCAGCACAAGGAACTTGGGATTTACTTGGATGTGAGTCGGGTCGGGTTCAGTGATGAGTTCGTTAAGGAGATGGAACCCCGTTTCCAAGCGGCGTTTCGGGCGATGGAGGAGTTGGAGAAGGGCGCGATCGCGAATCCCGATGAGAGTCGCATGGTGGGACACTATTGGCTGAGGGACCCTAAGCGTGCGCCCAACTCGTTCCTTAAAACGCAGATTGAGAACACTCTCGACGCTGTTTGCAAGTTCGCTAACGACGTCGTTAGTGGTAAG ATTAAGCCTCCTTCGTCTCCGGAGGGTCGATTTACTCAAATATTGTCTGTGGGAATTGGAGGTTCTGCTCTTGGACCACAGTTTGTTGCAGAAGCATTGGCACCTGATAATCCTCCACTCAAG ATAAGATTTGTGGACAACACGGATCCTGCTGGAATTGATCATCAGATTGCACAACTTGGGCCTGAGCTAGCTTCAACACTTGTGATTGTGATATCAAAG AGTGGAGGTACTCCTGAGACCAGAAATGGTTTATTGGAAGTGCAGAAGGCCTTTCGTGAAGCAGGCTTGGATTTTCCTAAACAG GGTGTTGCTATAACACAAGAAAATTCTTTGTTGGATAACACTGCCAGAATTGAGGGCTGGTTAGCTAGATTTCCTATGTTTGATTGGGTGGGAGGTAGAACGTCAGAGATGTCTGCAGTTGGCCTGCTTCCAGCAGCCCTTCAG GGCATTGATATTAGAGAAATGCTTGCCGGTGCATCATTGATGGATGAGGCTAATAGGAGTACTGTG TTAAGGAATAACCCTGCAGCTCTGCTGGCTTTATGTTGGTATTGGGCTACAGATGGTGTAGGATCCAAG GATATGGTTATTCTTCCATACAAGGACAGCCTGTTATTATTCAGTAGATACTTGCAGCAGCTGGTCATGGAATCTCTAGGCAAGGAGTTTGACTTGGATGGTAATCGG GTTAATCAAGGAATTAGTGTCTATGGAAACAAAGGAAGCACAGATCAACATGC CTATATTCAACAATTGAGGGAAGGTGTACACAATTTCTTTGTAACATTCATTGAGGTGCTACGTGATAGACCTCCTGGTCATGATTGGGAACTTGAACCTGGTGTCACATGCGGTGACTACTTGTTTGGTATGCTACAG GGAACAAGATCAGCTCTGTATGCCAATAACCGAGAGTCCATCACAGTTACTGTACAAGAAGTGACACCTAGAACAGTTGGTGCTCTTATTGCACTCTATGAACGAGCAGTAGGAATTTATGCCTCCCTTGTCAACATAAATGCTTATCATCAACcag GTGTGGAAGCTGGTAAAAAAGCAGCAGGTGAAGTACTAGCACTTCAGAAGCGAGTGTTGGCAGTGCTAAATGAGGCAAG CTGCAAAGAACCTGTAGAACCATTGACCCTCGAAGAAGTAGCAGACCGTTGCCATGCTCCTGAAGAT ATCGAAATGATTTACAAGATTATCGCACACATGGCTGCCAATGACAGAGCATTGATTGTCGAAGGCAGCTGTGGTTCACCACGCAGCATCAAGGTTTTTCTTGGGGAATGTAACATTGATGGGTTGTATGCATGA